The genome window TCTGAAGGTAAATGGGTCAGTGTTTGAGATGCATATCCCGAGCACGCTCCAGGTAACTGACGCACTGCTTTCAAAATTCGTAGGGTCGTATGCACATGCGACATTGCGAAAGAGCTTTGCTGACACTGTTGTGATATGCCATCCGTATGCGATAAACCACCGGGTAACAGCGCGCGAAATAGATGCTGAGGGCAAACGCCGTTCGGCAGAGATTCATGTAGCGCCTATCTGTGTTGACGGTGTGATATTGCGCGACCGGATAAAGACCATAACAAAGAGTGTTCACGCAATACAGCGGGCAGTGTTCCATCCGTTGTTCAACCCCGGGGTGCTGAAGTTCCGTTGCGCCAAGGGGCTCATCACGACAAGCATGTTCGGTATTGATGCGCTTCGCAAGCATCTTCGTATTCTTTCCGGCGCGGAAAGCAAAACCAAAATAGCAGATAAATATATTTATCTGTTTGTGGGGACTGATCCGCACTGGGGGAGCAGAAGCAAAGAATTTATCTGGTGCGACGAAAGGCGCGAGTATCTCGGCATGACCGAATGCGCGTTTCATCTGCTCCGGAAATACCGCAATATGAAATCTTTGGGTGTTCACATGTTCGTTTCTAATGACGACATTACCCAGGGACATCATTTCCCTTCGCAAAAACAGCCGCACCAAAACCAGATGCCGTATGACTTCTTTGAAAAGAAATGGGGTGAGGCGATTGCTGAGGCTGAAAAAGTAGCGGAGAATAACGATCCGAAAGCGTTGTTCAAATTGCTTCGGGATATGAGAGATCTTTCGCTAGACCAGATTCGCGTGCGCGGTATTGATTGGGTGCGTGACCAGCTTGAAGAGGTCCTATACCGCCACCTAAAACCGAATGTCGATATATTTGACGGCATTCTTTCATCGGGAACGCGCGCAGGGCTTATAGTGAAAGGCGCGTCTCATTATCTGCAGACGCAGTTTGACCGGAGGGATATTGGTCTCATTAATTTCGGCGACGGAAACCATTTTTCAAAGACGACAGACAGGAATCTTATGGAAAATACCATCGTTGCGCAGTACCTGCGGCTCCTGCTGGGTCAGATGAAAAAATGGGAAAAAGAAAAAGATCTTCTCGATGCCCTTGTCCGCGATCCGATACACGGCAATCAGTTTATCGGCTGGGGAACGGTAGAAGCGCCTGGCGGATATGTATGGGCGTTCGATCTCCGGAGCTCTCCTACGGGACTGGGAATTGATTGGAATGATCCGTTCCTGAAAATGTCACGCAATGACATGAAGCGCGGAAACTTTACGCGGTTTTTTGAGAACAAGTATACGGTCAAGGTGGTAGGTGATAAGCATTTCTACACGACACAATGCACCGCTCAGGCACTGTATCTCATGGGACCGCCGGGGACATCTACGGATGTATACGGTGAGCTTGGTTTTCCGCCGAATAATACGGGAATTCTTTTTGTAGGACTTCCGGCGGAAGGTCCTGATGCCGGGCCAATTCTTTTCCGGCCGCTCCTGTATGATCGTCTGCGCGAATATATAGAAGAGAAAAAACCATTTGATTGGGATTCATTCCTCCCCAATCCGTTATAAAACTGTAAAGCAGGATTTCCTGTGATATAGTAAAGAGAGTCCCACCGGACTCTCTTTTTATATATGCGTCTATGGATATCGTAGCGAAGATGAAACGAGAATACCGCATTTATGAACGGTTGCGCCACAAGCGTACGCTGTGGATTGCCGGTAGCGCGCTATTTGTTCTCTGGTTTGTGATTACATCAATCACGCTTTTTTTGCCTCCGTATGATTTTCCGAGCGATAAGATATTTGATGTGGAAGACGGAAAGGGGTTGCAGCAGATCTCAAAAGAATTAAAAGAAAACGACGTTATCCGTTCTGCGTCGCTTTTTTCTTTTTTAATAAAACTATTCGGGCATGAGCGGAGTATTAAAGCGGGTCTCTACTATTTTGAACAGCCGCTTTCTTTGGTAGACATTATGTACCGTCTTACGGACGGCAATTATGAAGTCACGCCGTTTCGGGCAACGATTAAAGAGGGGGCGACTATTTATGGGATGGGTCTTTTTTTTGAAGAGCGCGGTTTTTTTTCTGCTAACGCATTCTGGCATGCGGCAGGCCTGCATCCCGATCATTACGGTAATGACGGCGAATATCTACCGCTAGAAAATGATTATAGTATGAAATCAGATCTCGTAAGCAAGCGGCCCACAGGAGAGGGGCTTGAGGGATTTTTGTTTCCGGACACATATTTTTTCCCGCCCGGCGTAACGCCGGAAGGGGTTGTGCATGCCATGCTTGAAAATTTTGATAGAAAGATAGTGCCCGATATTCGTGCAGAAATAGATCAACAGGGGAAGTCATTTTATGATGTTCTGATTATGGCGTCTATTATTGAGCGGGAAGCGCTGAACGGGGACGACGGGAAGATTATCTCAGGTATTCTATGGAAACGTCTTGCGAGCGACTACCCGTTGCAGGTGGATGCAGTTCTTTCGTATATTACGGGGCGCGGTTCGTTTGCTTTGAGTGCGGATGATCTTGATATTGATTCTCCATATAATGTATATAGGCGGATTGGTTTGCCGCCCACTCCCATATCAAATCCCGGGATAGAGGCAATAGAAGCGGCGCTCTACCCGGAAGAAACGGATTACTGGTATTATTTGCATGATGCGGAGGGGCGTGCGCATTACGCGCGTACATTTGATGAACATAAAGAAAATAAAATAAAATATTTGAGATAAATATGAGTGTATTCAAGCAGCACGGCGTTACCATAGGACTTGTGTGCGTTACTCTTCTAGCGCTTTTGTTTGCGTATCAAGGCAGAACAGGAGCAAAAAACGCATTATTGGAGTTAGAACACATTTCACTTGCGCTTACCGGGCGCATAGCAGACCTGGACGCACTGATTGAAATGCAGGGCTATCAAATCCGTTCACTAAGAGAAGAGGGTTTTATAGAAGGGGATAGCTTCCCTGCGCATGCTGAAACAGTTTCTAGAGCAACTGTCATTATCATTGATGAAGGGAGTGATATCGGTTCAGGATTTTTTATTGATTCAGGGGGCGTTATTGTAACCGCAGCGCATGTTATTGACGCTGCAGGAGATGGTTTTCAGGTACAAACATATGATGGCAGGACATTCGCAGGGAAAACGATAGCAAAAGATAGTAGCGTAGACATTGCGCTTGTGCGTATTGCAGGAGAAGATTTTCCTTCGGTGGCATTGGGCTATTTTCAAAATATTGAAATTGGAGAAGAAATAGGTATCGCGGGGTTTAATCGCGGGCTTTCGCGCATCCTCGTCCACAGAGGCGTTGTGTCTTCAAAGGATGAAGAGGGAGGCACAAAGCAGATAAGTATCAATGCATTTGTGAATAAGGGAAACAGCGGAGGTCCAATTTTTTCTGCGCTCACCGGGCGCGTGATAGGCATGGTGCAGGCGCGCCAAATTGATATTCCCAGCGAGAAACTTATCATACTTCCCCCGAACTATTCCTCGGGATTTGCGATTGGGGGGCTTGATCCGGTAAAGTTCAATGTAGAGCTCTATAATGAAACAGTGGCGCTTGTAGGCGATGTCTCGCAGGTAGGCATAGGATTTGGAGTAGCAAGCGAGCATATACGCGCCCTCGAGCAAAAAATAAAATAGGACGCACGTGTGTGTCCTATTTTTTCTTATTTATCTTGGGAATCTCCCGAGTTGTCCGCATTGGTTGAAAAAATGGAAGAGCAGTATTGGGAGCCATCCCAAAAACCATTTTCTTAAAAGTTTTCTTTGCTCTTCAACGGGTGTCGTTTTGCGTTTTTTTCTTTTTGCGATAGCGATGCCTGTAGTAATAATGATTCCTACAAAGAGGTAAAGGACGATGCCTATAAGTATTTTATCCGCGAAGCTCATTATGCTATCTCCTTGAATTTATTTGGTTTTTACCGTATCATGAGTGCACTAATATGTCAATGAATGCAGTAAAGAAAAAGGTGTTTGTGGCGCTTTCCGGCGGAGTAGATTCGTCGGTCGCGGCTTTGCTGCTTGCGCAAAGCGGGAAATATGAAGTGATTGGTGCGCATATGAAATGTTGGAGTGAGGGCGCGTATTGTACATCGGAGCAGGATGCTGAAGATGCGCGGCGTGTCGCCGAAATATTGAATATCCCGTTTTACGCATTTGATCTTGAGAAAGAATACCGTGCATCAGTATACGAATATATGGTGCGTGAATACAAGGCGGGGCGCACACCAAACCCTGATGTTATGTGCAATAAAGAGATTAAATTCGGCATATTTTTACAAAAAGCGCTGTCTTTGGGGGCGGATTATATTGCTACCGGACACTATGTACGGGGAGACGAACATAATGGCGTGCATACGCTTTCTATCGCCGGAGACCAACACAAGGACCAAAGTTATTTTTTATGGACATTAACGCAAGAACAATTACGTCACGCACTTTTTCCACTGGGGGAGCACACAAAAGACAAAGTGCGGGAGAAGGCGCGTGAATTCGGATTGCCGACTCATGCAAAGAAAGATTCGCAAGGGCTTTGTTTCGTGGGCGATATTGATTTTCGTTCATTTATGCAGGAAATTTTGCCGAAGCGCGAGGGGCAGGTTCTTACTGCCGCAGGAAAAGAGATTGGGACGCATGAAGGAGCGGAATTTTATACGATAGGACAGCGGCATGGCATAGGTATCGGCGGAGGTATCCCATACTATGTTATTTCTACGGATGTACGGACAAATACGATAACAGTGGCGGAGGGTCCGTATGAAGAAGCGTTATTTGCATCAGAGACATATGTAGCCGATATTCATTGGATTGCCGGACGCGCCCCCGTGTTGCCTTTGAAGTGTGATGTGCGCATACGATACAGGCAACCGCTTCAAAAAGCGACAATAGTCCATGATGGAGATCGTATCAAAGTAGAATTTGAGAGTCCGCAGAGAGCTGTAACACCCGGCCAGTCCGTTGTTTTATATGCAACGGAAGAATCGTCTGTCGGCAGACAGATGCTCGGAGGAGGAGTTATTTCTTAATGGCGAGACGCACAATATGATCTAGGAGAGCGGGGAATGAAAGCCCTATTGCTTCTGCAGATTTTGGCAATAGTGACTCTGATGTTAGTCCCGGAAGAGTGTTTATTTCTAATACCCACACGGTGTCGTTTGCGAGCATCATGTCG of Candidatus Niyogibacteria bacterium CG10_big_fil_rev_8_21_14_0_10_46_36 contains these proteins:
- a CDS encoding endolytic transglycosylase MltG, translated to MDIVAKMKREYRIYERLRHKRTLWIAGSALFVLWFVITSITLFLPPYDFPSDKIFDVEDGKGLQQISKELKENDVIRSASLFSFLIKLFGHERSIKAGLYYFEQPLSLVDIMYRLTDGNYEVTPFRATIKEGATIYGMGLFFEERGFFSANAFWHAAGLHPDHYGNDGEYLPLENDYSMKSDLVSKRPTGEGLEGFLFPDTYFFPPGVTPEGVVHAMLENFDRKIVPDIRAEIDQQGKSFYDVLIMASIIEREALNGDDGKIISGILWKRLASDYPLQVDAVLSYITGRGSFALSADDLDIDSPYNVYRRIGLPPTPISNPGIEAIEAALYPEETDYWYYLHDAEGRAHYARTFDEHKENKIKYLR
- a CDS encoding tRNA 2-thiouridine(34) synthase MnmA → MSMNAVKKKVFVALSGGVDSSVAALLLAQSGKYEVIGAHMKCWSEGAYCTSEQDAEDARRVAEILNIPFYAFDLEKEYRASVYEYMVREYKAGRTPNPDVMCNKEIKFGIFLQKALSLGADYIATGHYVRGDEHNGVHTLSIAGDQHKDQSYFLWTLTQEQLRHALFPLGEHTKDKVREKAREFGLPTHAKKDSQGLCFVGDIDFRSFMQEILPKREGQVLTAAGKEIGTHEGAEFYTIGQRHGIGIGGGIPYYVISTDVRTNTITVAEGPYEEALFASETYVADIHWIAGRAPVLPLKCDVRIRYRQPLQKATIVHDGDRIKVEFESPQRAVTPGQSVVLYATEESSVGRQMLGGGVIS